AAAGGAAACTTATGCTCTCAAAGTGGCACCACTGAAGACCTTCAGGTTCTTTATTTACCTCACAATAGTTGCTCATTTGACCATGTTCAGTGGTTGGATATGTTTTGTTGGATGTATTGTGAGTTAGCATGGAAGACTAATGTTCAATATGGAGAACATGAAGTGATTCTTAACGTGGAAAAGGTTTACTTCTTACAGTtctgtttgttttgttttagatGTCTGGTTCTGTTGGGGTTTGACGTTGAGTCATTATGTTTTCATATACCGGCTTAATGTCTATAAGAAAATGCTTTCATGTTTCTTTTTGGGAGTCTTGTTTTAATTTGGTTCGCCTGGCACTGAAAGTTAAAAAAGCAAGGTTACTGATCTGATACCAGATGATTAGTGTGTAGTCGACTAATGTTATCTTCATCAGACAGGGGTGTGAGAATTTTAGGCCACTTTGTCTATTTCTAATAAATACATTACcaacataattatttaattatttttgttcagAACTgattagtaatataatttttcaagGTACCAAGCACATGTTTGATTGGTTTGTAATTAGGCATGGCCCAAGTGAAAGACCATCACTTGTATAAGAATACACAAACAAAACCGATACATGGATTCATATAAGGGATCATGGTTAAACATTCCAAATGGATTGCTACATAATTATGTTTCCATTCAGTAACTGTTAGTTTGCAATAATATCAACATCTATAGCTATATATGAGAACCCAGCTAAATGAGACTATTATTTCATCAGAAATTCCAGAAACTTTTCCAAAGTCATTCTTTAAAAAGTTCGCATTGACTTCCTTATTTTGTTTCATCTTAATTGTTGTTGTTCCTCTCCTTCCCTTTTATATACTATGATGACTAAACAAAACATAGAGTTCTATAAGATCCAACCCTCTAGATTTTTAGTGGGATTTGGTATAGAGATGTCATACTTCGTCTTTGCCGAGAAATTTGGAGAAAGCTTTTACAGTAACTTTTGACTTGCTAGACGACCAATCTTAGTACAATATTGGCTTAGTAGAGACTAAATGTTTATCACTGCTGTATTTTCAATGAAACCGAAgtagtatatattattataggGTAGATAGATCTACAACGATATGGATCATTTTCAACATCACTTGGATTACAAATTTTGTCGTTTATGTTTACGCATAGCCGAAgcatattaaacaaatatatattattcatcATAAGTTCATAACATACAACAGAGTTAAGGACCAATAAAAAACGTATATAAAAACGTAATATGTAAATAACGCACGTAAACGTGCCAAATACAAGGCCAATTCAATAGTAAATAATTTGATCCTGTATGCATCTCTGCAAGGGCAGTAACTCGAACGTTAGTGGTAATTTAAACGTTGATATTCACTAGATGCACAAGTAGTCGTCAATCTGTCCAAAATTATGCaaagatattttcatatatatgctCTGATATACACACAAAAGAGCTATTTTGAAGATTAACTTTCTTACAGTTTCATCCAAACAGATCCAAAACCCGATCATGGATTCTAAAATTAcacaaaccaaaacaataaaacaaaaaagaaaaaacttggGAAATATATACCAAACTAGAAAGTCAAAACAAAACTACGACAGTTACCTATTATACTAGTATTTTCTAGATAGATTGATATATTTTGGTGTAACAAAAGTGACGCTGAATCAAAAGTTTTCTAAACCTCCTGAGCCATCATCCACCTCTGCAACCTCAGCTGTCTATGGAACCTCTGTATAAACTCCTCCGCTGCTCTGTCCACGTGGCCACTTTCCATAGTTCCGGTACTGCTAGCTACGTCAGGAATCACGGCCGCTGCCACGTGTCGTTCCCAGGCGGAATCTCGAACCTTAGGGAGCGTGTTGTACCGGACATACGCGTTGCGTTGGCGTTTGTTGATAAGCGGTTTGCGTGACCCGCTGCGTCGTCCGGTGGTGGTTGAGGCGTAGGAACGTCTCGGTGGGGTGCTGCTGCAGCTGAACTCGTAGTCCAGCTGGATCGGGACTGGTGAGATGAAGGAAGACTGGATGTCTTCGTAGTCGGAAGGACGGCACGTGATGCGGGAGTGGGAAGTTGATACGGCGTCGTTCAGAGACTTGCGTAGGGTCTTGCCACGTTTGGCGAGTAGCTGAGGATCGAGAGTTGTGAGGAGTTTGTGTCGTGAGGCGTCTGAGACCTTCTGGATGGTGAAGAGGATAAGCTTCGCGAGTCTTGAGAGCTTCTTGGTTGTGACTGTTGAACAAACTTCCATCTCGTGTGTATACATTATGTGTGAGAAAGAGAGGGTGGTGCTTGAGGCTGAAGGGATGGTATTTAAAGAAAACTTAAAAGTGGGTTAATGAAGAAACTTATGATGGTCTTTATATAACGgaaacattatatttattatgcTGTAGGAGttttatcataaattaatatcaaGATGGGAAAAAGAAGTCGATGGGTTCAATAGTTATTATCTCAACCGTTAAAGAGACTCTTCTAGTTTGAGTCTCCCACCATGGCATTGTggaaaacaaattaaatctCTATGTAAATCAAAGTATTTTGTAGCAAACTATGAAATCTAGTGAATGTTATTGTAGTTTCAAGCTATCTAATAATGAACTTCCATGTATTCTTTCTAGGTCGTGATTATACTGTAGTAACTACAATTTGATAGGAGAACCGGCCCTCAACCCAAACAATAGAAGCAATGACTTCCGACCGCCTGTTAATATCAACAAAATCGACCacattttttctcaaaaatcaaaaatctgtGTTTAGTGTAGTAGTTGAATAGCCCTTTCACATTTATCCAAACTGGGATTCTAAATCCCaccaacatatattttttttattttcgaccatttttcatgtttacctTCTAGCCTTAAAATTTTTAGGACATGCTCTGTTTGATACTAgcattgttttattaataaacaaaatctgttagtgtttttttctt
This genomic interval from Raphanus sativus cultivar WK10039 unplaced genomic scaffold, ASM80110v3 Scaffold0738, whole genome shotgun sequence contains the following:
- the LOC108852974 gene encoding uncharacterized protein LOC108852974, with protein sequence MYTHEMEVCSTVTTKKLSRLAKLILFTIQKVSDASRHKLLTTLDPQLLAKRGKTLRKSLNDAVSTSHSRITCRPSDYEDIQSSFISPVPIQLDYEFSCSSTPPRRSYASTTTGRRSGSRKPLINKRQRNAYVRYNTLPKVRDSAWERHVAAAVIPDVASSTGTMESGHVDRAAEEFIQRFHRQLRLQRWMMAQEV